The region AGCATAATTTGGAAGTGATCAAGACCGCTGATTGGGTCATTGACCTGGGACCGGAAGGCGGCGCGGGCGGCGGGCGCATCGTGGCGCAAGGCACGCCCGAGGACGTGGCGCGTTGCGCGGAAAGTTATACTGGCCAATATTTGAGTCGTATGTTGCCGGGGATTGTTGGATAAATATTTTGTGAAGCCGGATTTCCATAACTTCAAATTCACGCGCCCGGCCGGCGAATTTTTTTCGCCGATGGCCATGCGTCTGCTCGTGATATTATTTATCGCGCTGGCCAGCCTTCCCGCGGTGGCCGCAAGTTCAACTGAAAAACGCGCATGGGAAGCGGACCTGAAACATTTTGAAGACGCCAAGTCGCCATTGCTGTGGGCGATGGTCGAGACAAATTTTTCGCAGTTCATCAAAAAATTTCCCGACTCGGAACATTACGCGGACGCAGTGGTATTTGAATCGCGCGCGCTTTATGAACAAGGCAAATACGACGCCGTGATCTCGTTGCTGTCCTCGCAAACCAATCGCGGAAGCGGGGTAGCCGACCAGTTTGATTATTGGACGGCCAAGTCCTACGCGAAGAAACAAAATTATCAGCAGTCGGCGGACACCTTCGCAAGGCTCGTGCGGGAAAATCCGAATTCACCGCTTCGGCTCGAGGCGATTTTTCGCGAGGCCGAGGCACACGCAAAACTGGAATCCTGGCCGAAGGTGATCGAAGAACTGCGTGAGCCGTCCAGCTTGTTTCAACAATTTGCCCGCACGAACCAGAGCGACGAATTAGTCGTGAGCGGATTATTGCTGTTGAGCGAAGCCGAGCTGGCGCAAAAAGATTACGCCGCCGCCGGCAAAACTTTGCAGGGTATCGCCACGGAACATTTGCGGCCGGAGCTGGAATGGGAGCGGCAATTTCTTTTGTGCCGCGTGCAGATGGCCGATGGCCAGGCGCAAGCGGCGCTGGAAGCGAGCACAAATTTGCTGATGGTGGCGGAGGCGGCCAACCGGCCCGAACTCAAAGCCAAGAGTTTTTTCCTGCAAGGCCAGATCCATGAGCAACTCGACGACATGCCGTCCGCCGTGCGCAGTTACGAAATCAATTTGACGAATGATCTGCCCGCGGTACGGCGACAGGCGCTGTTGCGGATCGTAGACTTGAACCTGCGCCAAAACCAGACGGCGGATGCCGCGCAAAAACTCAGTGATTTTTTGAAAGACAATCCCAAGACCGCGGATTTTGAACTGCTGGTGCTCGGTGAATTGCGGTTGAAGGAATATTTTCAGCCGACCAATAACGCGAGTGTCATAAATCCGTTGCAATCCGCCGAAACAAATTTTGAAACCATCATTCGAAATTTTCCCAATAGTGAATATTTAGGGAAAGCCGAGTTGAATCTCGCTTGGTGTTTGGATGCCCAGGGCCGCACCGCGGAAAGCCAGGCGGCGTTCGGACGCGCGGGTGATTTGCTGCCATTTTCCGAGGATCAGGCCGTCGCGCGGTTCAAGCTCGCGGACACGCTCTATCAGCAAAAAGATTTTTCCGGCGCCGTGGCGAACTATCGCCTGGTGATTGAGAAATACGATTCGCTTCCCGCCGTCAAAAACGAATTGTTCGAGCCCGCGCTTTATCAAATGGTGCAGGCGAGTCTTTCGCAGAGCAATCTCGCCGTCGCGACCGAGGCGATGAATAAAATGCTCGAGTTATTTCCCAACGGCTCGCTTGCGGACGACAGCCTTCTGCTGGTGGGCCAGGCCGAGACACCGGCCAAGGCGCGCGAACTTTTTTCCCGCTTCCTCACGCAATATCCCAACTCCGATTTGCTGCCCGAAATGAAACTTGCCATGGCCCGCACTTATGAATCCGAAGCCAACTGGATGGAGGCGATCAACCTGTACGACAAGTGGGTGCAGACTTACACGAACGATCCGGCGCTGCCGCGCGCGGAATTTTCCCGGGCGTCGGCAAATTATCGCGCGGCACTGGCCGCGAATACGCCCGAGACGAATGCGTTTTATTTATTCACGAGTTTCGTGACGCAGTTTGCGACTAACCCTGTGGCCTTGAGCAATGATCTGCCGGCGCGCGCGCAGCATTGGGTCGGTGATTATTACTGGCGGCAGGAGGATTTTCAAAAAGCGGAATTGAGCTACAAGGAAATCTTCAGCGATTGGCCGAAGTCCAGCCTCGCGCTCGAGGCGCGCATGATGGCCGGACGCGCCGCGCTGGCCAACCAGAGTCCACAAGCGGCGATTTCCTATTTCACAAACCTCATCAGCCTGTCGAATTGCCCGCCCACCGTCATCGCGCAGGCCTTGTTCGCGAGTGGTGATGCCGCGCTGGCGCTGCCTCCGGCAACCACTCCCGGGAAATACCAGAACGCCATTTATTTTTTCCGCCTGGTCGTGGACACTTATACGAACACCCCGATCGCTATTCGCGCATGGGGTCGGTTGGGTGATTGTTATTTCGCGCTGCCGGAAAATCAGATGTCGCAATACGAAACCGCCAGCAACGCCTTCACGCTTATCATCAACGCGAACGCCGCGCTGGCGGACGCCACCACGCGCAGCATGGCGGAAATCCGGCTCGGGCAAACCTTGGAAGCAATGTCGCGCCTGCCCGGAGCCGCCGATCCCAAGGGACTGACCTTGCAGGCATTGAAACATTTTATGAACGTGCTTTACGGGAGCAATTTGCGGGACACCGAACAAGCCGATTTGATTTGGGTGAAAGAAGCGGGGCTGGATGCCGGCAAACTTGCCGAAGACCTGGGCGAGAACGCGCAAGCGGTACAATTTTATGAGCGATTGATTTCCATCGCGCCGCCGTTGCGGGCGACACTCGAGAAAAAAATCGCGAAGTTGCAGGAAAGCCAAAGTGCATCCGCAAAGAATTGATTTGGATCAGCAAATTATTTTAAAAAAGATTTTCCGCAGTTTGACACGAAAGTTTAAAGCGGTTAGAATTCATCCAGAGAGTCAAACATGAGCGCAGCCACTCCAACCGAATCAGTCATTAACCTCACAGAAAGTGCGGCCGGACAAATCCGGCATCTGGTCGAAAGTAACTCGGAAAACACCGGAAAACATCTGCGCGTTTATGTGGAGCAGGGCGGCTGCTCGGGCAAGCAATACGGCATGGTCTTCGATGAAAAGCGCCCCGAAGATTTATTTGTGGAAATGCACGGTGTGACCGTGCTGGTGGATCCAGTTAGCGCTGGTCATATCCAGGGCTCCATTCTTGATTTCAACGACGGGCTCAACGCTTCCGGTTTCAAGATCACAAACCCGAATGCCCGTCAAAGTTGCGGTTGCGGAAAATCCTTTGAGGCCTGACCGGGAATTGTCCCGCAGGCTGTACAACGCCGTCTCGTGCGATGCGAGACGGCTTTTTTTGCCCGCTTTTCGAGAAACGCTCGCCGGTTAAAATCAAAAAAATCCCAGCGGAGTTTTAATTGAAATACGCGGCTTCGCTCGAATAGGATTCGAGCGTGAAAACCCTCTCCCTCGTCTCGCTTATCGTTTGCGGCTTTGCCGCCAGCGCATTTTCCAGTGATTTGACCTTGTGGTATTCCCAGCCGGTGGGTTCGGTGGTCAGCACTATATTGACCACGAACCAGGGACAACCGGTGTTAAACATGGGTGGCGGCAAGGCTTCGTCTTTCATCAATGAGGCGCTGCCGATTGGAAATGGCCGTCTTGGCGCGTTGATCGCGGGCGGCACAGCGCGCGAACGGGTCGTGCTCGATGAAGACAGCTTGTGGACCGGCGACGAAAATCCCAGCGGCAATTACGACACGATGGGCGCTTATCAGATGCTCGCGAATCTGATCATTGATTTGCCCAGACACCAGGACGCCCTCGAATATCGCCGTGACCTGGACATCGGCGATGCCGTCGCGCATGTGAGTTACATATCGGGCGGAATAAGATTCACGCGCGAATATTTTTGCAGCCACCCGGACGGCGTAATGATTATCCGACTGATGGCCAACCAGCCCGGCAGTTACACGGGAAGCCTGACCTTGATTGATGGCCACAACGCCAAGGCAACCGTCAGCAGCAACCGGGTCGTGATCACCGGCGCGCTCGACAACGGGCTCAAATACGAGACGCAACTGATCGCGTTGCACGACGGCGGCGCGTTGCGGGCGAACACCACAGGAATCGAATTCAGTAATTGCGATAACCTCACGCTCATTCTCGCGGCGGGAACGGATTACGCCATGGACTATGCGAAGCATTATCGCGGTGAAGACCCGCATCTTCGCGTGACGAAACAAATCAAAGCCGCTGCCAGAAAAAGTTATGAGTCGCTCAAGGACCGCCACGAAAAAGATTTCCATGCGCTCTTCGATCGCGTCGAACTCACTCTGGGCAATTCATCGCCGAACCAAATCGCGATGCCCACCGACCTCCGCAAAGTCCAACCCGCGACAAACTTTGACCCGCAGCTTGAAGAATTACTATTTCAATATGGCCGTTATCTTTTGATTTCCTGTTCGCGCCCGGACGGTTTGCCCGCAAATTTGCAGGGGCTTTGGAATGACAGCAATAATCCGCCGTGGCACTCGGATTATCATGCCAATATCAATATCCAGATGAACTACTGGCTGGCGGAACCGGCGAACCTCTCCGAATGCGCCGAGCCGTTTTTTGATCTGGTCACGAGCCAGCTTGAACCCTGGCGCGCAGCGACGCGGGCCGCAAAGGAGTTCAACACCAGTGACGGCAATCCAGCGCAGTGCGGTTTTGCGATCCGCACTTCGCACAATATTTTTGGCGGCATGGGCTGGCGATGGGACAACACCGCCAACGCCTGGTACTGCTGGCATTTCTGGCAACATTACGCGTTTGATGGAGACAAGAAATTTTTGAAGACTGTGGCTTATCCCGTTTTGAAGGAAACCTGTGAATTTTGGGAAGACCATCTCAAGGCTTTGCCGAATGGACGCTTGGTCGTGCCGAACGCGTGGTCTCCGGAACACGGCCCGACGGAAGATGGGGTGAGTTACAGCCAGGAAATTGTTTGGGACTTGTTCAACCATTATATCGCGGCGGCGGACGCGCTGAATATGGACAAAAATTACCGCGATAAAATTGCCGCGCTGCGTGACAAGTTGGCGACGCCAGGCATCGGCAGTTGGGGCCAGTTGCTGGAATGGATGACCGAGAAACACGATGCGAAAAATCCTGAACTCGATACGCCGAATGATCATCATCGGCATACGTCGCACTTGTTCGCGGTGTACCCGGGTGAACAAATCAATGTGACCAAGACCCCGGCACTTGCGCACGCGGCAAAAGTTTCGCTCGATGCGCGCGGCGATACCGGCGACGTACGCGAGTGGTCCTTCGCCTGGCGCACCGCGTTATATGCACGGTTGCACGACGGCAATGACGCGCATCGCGAATTACAGCAACTGTTTTCGAATCGTAATACGTGTCCGAACCTTTTTGGTCTGCATCCGCCGATGCAAATTGACGGAAACTTTGGCATCACCGCCGGCGTTTGCGAAATGTTGATGCAGTCGCACGAAGGCGAAATCAATTTGCTGCCGGCTCTGCCTGACACATGGCCGGATGGAAGTGTAAGGGGCCTGCGCGCGCGCGATGGATTTGTGGTGGATGTGGCGTGGCGCGGTGGCAAGCTGGCGTTGGCCACAATCCATTCGCTGGAAGGAAATCCCTGCCGTTTGCGCCACGGCAAAACGACTCGTGAATTCAAAATAGAAAAAGGCGGCAGCTTGTGGCTGGACGAAAATCTGAACGAAATCACGAAGTGATCGCGCTCCTCACGGCGCAGGCCTCATAGGATCGTCCATCCATCTTA is a window of Verrucomicrobiia bacterium DNA encoding:
- a CDS encoding tetratricopeptide repeat protein yields the protein MKPDFHNFKFTRPAGEFFSPMAMRLLVILFIALASLPAVAASSTEKRAWEADLKHFEDAKSPLLWAMVETNFSQFIKKFPDSEHYADAVVFESRALYEQGKYDAVISLLSSQTNRGSGVADQFDYWTAKSYAKKQNYQQSADTFARLVRENPNSPLRLEAIFREAEAHAKLESWPKVIEELREPSSLFQQFARTNQSDELVVSGLLLLSEAELAQKDYAAAGKTLQGIATEHLRPELEWERQFLLCRVQMADGQAQAALEASTNLLMVAEAANRPELKAKSFFLQGQIHEQLDDMPSAVRSYEINLTNDLPAVRRQALLRIVDLNLRQNQTADAAQKLSDFLKDNPKTADFELLVLGELRLKEYFQPTNNASVINPLQSAETNFETIIRNFPNSEYLGKAELNLAWCLDAQGRTAESQAAFGRAGDLLPFSEDQAVARFKLADTLYQQKDFSGAVANYRLVIEKYDSLPAVKNELFEPALYQMVQASLSQSNLAVATEAMNKMLELFPNGSLADDSLLLVGQAETPAKARELFSRFLTQYPNSDLLPEMKLAMARTYESEANWMEAINLYDKWVQTYTNDPALPRAEFSRASANYRAALAANTPETNAFYLFTSFVTQFATNPVALSNDLPARAQHWVGDYYWRQEDFQKAELSYKEIFSDWPKSSLALEARMMAGRAALANQSPQAAISYFTNLISLSNCPPTVIAQALFASGDAALALPPATTPGKYQNAIYFFRLVVDTYTNTPIAIRAWGRLGDCYFALPENQMSQYETASNAFTLIINANAALADATTRSMAEIRLGQTLEAMSRLPGAADPKGLTLQALKHFMNVLYGSNLRDTEQADLIWVKEAGLDAGKLAEDLGENAQAVQFYERLISIAPPLRATLEKKIAKLQESQSASAKN
- a CDS encoding iron-sulfur cluster assembly accessory protein, whose product is MSAATPTESVINLTESAAGQIRHLVESNSENTGKHLRVYVEQGGCSGKQYGMVFDEKRPEDLFVEMHGVTVLVDPVSAGHIQGSILDFNDGLNASGFKITNPNARQSCGCGKSFEA
- a CDS encoding glycoside hydrolase family 95 protein, with translation MKTLSLVSLIVCGFAASAFSSDLTLWYSQPVGSVVSTILTTNQGQPVLNMGGGKASSFINEALPIGNGRLGALIAGGTARERVVLDEDSLWTGDENPSGNYDTMGAYQMLANLIIDLPRHQDALEYRRDLDIGDAVAHVSYISGGIRFTREYFCSHPDGVMIIRLMANQPGSYTGSLTLIDGHNAKATVSSNRVVITGALDNGLKYETQLIALHDGGALRANTTGIEFSNCDNLTLILAAGTDYAMDYAKHYRGEDPHLRVTKQIKAAARKSYESLKDRHEKDFHALFDRVELTLGNSSPNQIAMPTDLRKVQPATNFDPQLEELLFQYGRYLLISCSRPDGLPANLQGLWNDSNNPPWHSDYHANINIQMNYWLAEPANLSECAEPFFDLVTSQLEPWRAATRAAKEFNTSDGNPAQCGFAIRTSHNIFGGMGWRWDNTANAWYCWHFWQHYAFDGDKKFLKTVAYPVLKETCEFWEDHLKALPNGRLVVPNAWSPEHGPTEDGVSYSQEIVWDLFNHYIAAADALNMDKNYRDKIAALRDKLATPGIGSWGQLLEWMTEKHDAKNPELDTPNDHHRHTSHLFAVYPGEQINVTKTPALAHAAKVSLDARGDTGDVREWSFAWRTALYARLHDGNDAHRELQQLFSNRNTCPNLFGLHPPMQIDGNFGITAGVCEMLMQSHEGEINLLPALPDTWPDGSVRGLRARDGFVVDVAWRGGKLALATIHSLEGNPCRLRHGKTTREFKIEKGGSLWLDENLNEITK